The Lewinellaceae bacterium genome has a segment encoding these proteins:
- a CDS encoding glycosyl hydrolase, translating to MKNASFYFKHFIALSFFLLLFTLNGFSQKESKVISSAGFDEALFEAQQWRCIGPFRGGRSAAVTGVPGKPNLFYMGATGGGVWKTKDGGQSWDNISDGFFGGSIGAVAVSEYDPNVIYVGGGEVTVRGNVSYGYGMWRSTDAGKTWKHIGLENSKHIPRIRIHPRNPDLVYAAVLGDLFKPSEDRGVYRSMDGGKTWDKVLFVNEDAGAVDLLLDPNNPRILYASTWRVRRTPYSLSSGGEGSALWKSTDSGTTWTNISDKPGLPEGVWGINGVAISPLNSDRIWAIIENENGGVFRSDDGGENWNKVNDSRDLRQRAWYYSRIYADTKDEDIVYVVNVRYHKSKDGGKTFTAYNAPHGDHHDLWIAPEDNQRMIIADDGGAQVSFDGGENWSTDHNQPTAQFYRVVTDEHFPFRIYGAQQDNSTVRIAHRTTGNSIEERDWESTAGGESAHIAVSPENNDIVFGGSYGGFLTRYNHQTQQSQGINVWPDNPMGYGAEGMKYRFQWNFPIFFSPHNPQKLYAGSNHLHVTYDGGQSWEIISPDLTRNDSTKLVSSGGPITQDNTSVEYYCTIFAAIESPYEQDLLWTGSDDGLVHVSRDGGKNWENVTPKNMPEWMMINSIDADPFTKGGAYVAGTRYKSGDYTPYLYKTEDYGKSWRLITKGIDKQHFTRVLRADPHRKGLLYAGTETGMYISFDDGQNWQPFQLNLPIVPITDLTIKDDHLIAATQGRSFWMIDDLTVLHQLSDQDKSTAIKLFQPRPSIRMQGGQNKKNVHEGLNHPGGVMVNFYLKETPADSVEVSLTFLEMEGDTIRTFSNKAKEKKDQLELKKGGNMFRWDMKYPDAKKFEGMILWWASMSGPLALPGFYKVVLNVGGEIQEQTFEIIKNPLSEASSDDLLAQFTFLKELGDKVTEAHKAIIDIRDIKEQLSNITKRLKDEADKKEIIDQAKEIEKELSKVEETLYQTKNRSGQDPLNFPIRLTNKLAHLNSLNSMGDFRPTEQSYDVKNELTREIDDQIREYERIRNEALPGFNELIKKLGINAVLLNESI from the coding sequence ATGAAAAATGCCAGCTTTTATTTTAAACACTTCATTGCGCTTTCTTTTTTTCTTTTGTTGTTCACATTGAATGGTTTTTCTCAGAAAGAGTCAAAAGTCATTAGCTCTGCCGGATTCGATGAGGCTTTATTCGAAGCGCAACAGTGGCGTTGCATAGGTCCGTTCCGGGGAGGGCGTTCGGCTGCTGTGACGGGCGTTCCGGGAAAACCTAATCTTTTCTACATGGGGGCTACCGGAGGTGGCGTATGGAAGACCAAAGATGGGGGACAAAGCTGGGATAATATTTCCGATGGCTTTTTCGGAGGATCTATTGGAGCGGTTGCCGTAAGTGAATATGACCCTAATGTTATTTACGTCGGTGGGGGAGAGGTCACGGTGCGTGGTAACGTTTCTTATGGTTACGGAATGTGGAGATCCACAGATGCCGGGAAAACCTGGAAACATATAGGATTGGAAAACTCAAAGCACATTCCGCGAATCAGGATCCATCCCAGGAATCCTGACCTTGTTTATGCAGCAGTACTCGGGGATTTATTTAAGCCGAGCGAAGATCGCGGCGTTTATCGTTCCATGGATGGCGGAAAAACGTGGGATAAGGTGCTTTTTGTCAATGAAGATGCCGGGGCAGTTGATCTTTTACTCGACCCCAATAACCCGCGCATCCTCTACGCTTCTACATGGAGGGTGAGGAGAACCCCATACAGCCTATCCAGCGGGGGGGAAGGTTCTGCGCTTTGGAAAAGTACCGACAGCGGGACCACCTGGACCAATATTTCAGATAAGCCTGGCTTGCCGGAAGGCGTTTGGGGGATCAACGGAGTGGCGATATCTCCTTTGAATTCTGACAGGATCTGGGCTATAATTGAAAATGAAAACGGAGGTGTTTTCAGGTCGGATGATGGGGGTGAAAACTGGAATAAGGTGAATGACTCCCGTGATTTGCGGCAGCGGGCCTGGTATTATTCAAGAATATATGCGGACACAAAGGATGAGGACATTGTGTACGTGGTCAATGTAAGGTACCACAAATCAAAAGACGGTGGTAAAACGTTTACCGCCTATAATGCTCCGCATGGGGATCACCATGATCTCTGGATTGCTCCTGAAGACAACCAGCGCATGATCATCGCGGATGACGGGGGCGCGCAGGTCAGTTTTGACGGAGGGGAGAACTGGTCCACTGATCACAACCAACCAACAGCACAATTTTACAGGGTCGTCACGGATGAGCATTTTCCTTTCAGGATTTACGGAGCACAGCAGGATAATTCCACCGTAAGGATTGCCCACAGGACCACCGGCAACAGCATAGAAGAACGGGATTGGGAATCTACCGCAGGGGGAGAAAGTGCGCATATTGCCGTTTCTCCCGAGAACAATGATATTGTTTTTGGAGGCAGTTATGGAGGATTTCTTACGAGATACAATCACCAGACTCAGCAATCCCAGGGAATCAATGTCTGGCCGGACAACCCAATGGGATACGGAGCAGAAGGCATGAAATACCGCTTCCAGTGGAATTTCCCCATATTTTTCTCTCCTCACAATCCCCAAAAGCTTTATGCAGGATCGAATCACCTTCATGTCACCTATGATGGAGGCCAATCCTGGGAAATTATCAGCCCTGATCTCACCAGGAACGATTCCACCAAACTCGTATCTTCCGGTGGACCGATCACCCAGGATAATACCAGCGTAGAGTATTATTGCACCATTTTCGCAGCAATAGAATCGCCCTATGAGCAGGATCTTTTATGGACGGGTTCTGATGACGGCCTGGTACACGTCAGCCGTGACGGCGGAAAAAACTGGGAAAATGTTACCCCCAAAAATATGCCGGAATGGATGATGATCAACAGTATTGATGCCGATCCATTTACAAAGGGGGGAGCCTATGTTGCCGGAACACGTTACAAATCAGGTGATTATACTCCCTATTTGTACAAAACGGAAGATTATGGTAAATCCTGGCGTTTGATTACCAAAGGAATTGATAAGCAACATTTTACACGGGTACTACGGGCTGATCCCCATCGAAAAGGATTGTTGTATGCAGGCACAGAAACGGGTATGTATATTTCGTTTGATGATGGACAAAATTGGCAGCCCTTTCAATTGAATTTACCCATTGTCCCTATCACGGATCTCACTATTAAGGACGATCACCTCATCGCCGCTACCCAGGGCCGAAGTTTTTGGATGATCGATGACCTGACGGTTTTGCATCAGTTGAGTGATCAGGATAAATCCACGGCCATTAAACTTTTTCAACCCAGGCCTTCCATCAGGATGCAAGGCGGGCAGAATAAAAAGAATGTTCATGAAGGCTTGAATCATCCCGGAGGCGTTATGGTCAATTTCTACCTGAAAGAAACTCCGGCTGATTCTGTTGAGGTTTCGCTAACTTTTTTGGAAATGGAAGGGGATACCATTCGAACTTTTTCCAATAAAGCAAAGGAAAAGAAAGATCAACTGGAGTTGAAAAAAGGCGGGAACATGTTTCGTTGGGATATGAAGTATCCCGATGCCAAAAAATTTGAAGGGATGATCCTGTGGTGGGCGAGTATGTCCGGTCCCCTGGCCTTGCCGGGCTTCTACAAGGTAGTTTTAAATGTAGGAGGCGAAATTCAGGAGCAGACTTTTGAAATCATTAAGAATCCTCTTTCCGAAGCTTCCTCCGATGACTTGTTGGCTCAATTTACCTTTTTAAAAGAATTAGGAGATAAAGTGACGGAGGCGCACAAAGCCATTATCGATATCCGTGATATTAAAGAGCAGCTGTCGAATATAACCAAACGCCTGAAAGACGAAGCCGATAAAAAAGAAATTATTGACCAGGCGAAGGAGATCGAAAAAGAGTTGTCAAAAGTGGAAGAGACTTTATACCAGACAAAAAACAGGAGTGGGCAGGATCCGTTAAATTTTCCTATACGCTTAACCAATAAACTGGCACACCTGAATTCCTTAAACAGCATGGGCGATTTCAGGCCAACGGAACAATCTTATGACGTCAAAAATGAATTGACCAGGGAAATTGACGATCAAATCAGGGAATATGAACGCATACGCAATGAGGCCCTTCCCGGCTTCAATGAATTGATCAAAAAGTTGGGAATCAATGCTGTGTTGTTGAATGAATCTATTTGA